A section of the Streptomyces sp. NBC_00178 genome encodes:
- a CDS encoding TatD family hydrolase: MRIFDPHIHMTSRTTDDYQAMYDAGVRALVEPSFWLGQPRTSPASFFDYFDALLGWEPFRASQYGIAHHCTLALNPKEANDPRCTPVLDALPRYLVKDSVVAVGEIGYDSMTPAEDTALATQLQLASEHGLPALVHTPHRDKLAGLHRTIDVVRASDLAPEFVLLDHLNETTVEDALDSGCWAGFSIYPDTKMDEDRMVSVLRNHGSDRILVNSAADWGKSDPLKTRKVADAMLKAGFDEDEVDRVLWRNPVAFYGQSGRLQLDAVAPAPLHEGNSILRGGE; encoded by the coding sequence ATGCGCATCTTCGACCCCCACATCCACATGACCTCCCGCACCACGGACGACTACCAGGCGATGTACGACGCCGGGGTCCGGGCGCTCGTGGAACCCTCCTTCTGGCTCGGCCAGCCCCGTACCTCGCCCGCCAGCTTCTTCGACTACTTCGACGCCCTCCTGGGCTGGGAGCCGTTCCGCGCCTCGCAGTACGGCATAGCCCACCACTGCACGCTCGCCCTGAACCCGAAGGAGGCGAACGACCCGCGCTGCACCCCCGTCCTGGACGCGCTGCCCCGGTATCTCGTCAAGGACTCCGTCGTCGCCGTCGGCGAGATCGGCTACGACTCGATGACACCCGCCGAGGACACGGCCCTCGCCACCCAGCTCCAGCTCGCCTCCGAGCACGGCCTGCCCGCGCTCGTGCACACCCCGCACCGCGACAAGCTCGCCGGGCTGCACCGGACCATCGACGTCGTCCGGGCGTCGGACCTCGCCCCGGAGTTCGTCCTGCTCGACCACCTCAACGAGACGACCGTCGAGGACGCCCTGGACAGCGGCTGCTGGGCCGGTTTCTCCATCTATCCCGACACCAAGATGGACGAGGACCGGATGGTCTCGGTCCTGCGCAACCACGGCAGCGACAGGATCCTCGTCAACTCGGCCGCGGACTGGGGAAAGAGCGACCCGCTGAAGACGCGCAAGGTCGCCGACGCCATGCTGAAGGCCGGGTTCGACGAGGACGAGGTCGACAGGGTGCTCTGGCGCAACCCCGTCGCCTTCTACGGCCAGAGCGGCAGACTCCAGCTCGACGCCGTCGCTCCCGCACCTCTCCACGAAGGAAACTCCATCCTCCGCGGCGGGGAGTGA
- the eboE gene encoding metabolite traffic protein EboE, translated as MRFRHPDGSVVHLAYCTNVHPAETLEGVRAQLRDHCEPVRKRLGRDRIGIGLWLARDAARALINDPAALRSLRAELDRRGLEVVTLNGFPYEGFGAQEVKYRVYSPDWTDPERLAHTTDLARLLAALLPDDVTDGTISTLPIAWRTPFDDDPTAAATARKALTVLAQRLDALAELTGKSIGIGLEPEPGCTVETTADAIAPLTAVRHERVGICIDTCHLATSFEDPDTALDALGAAGIRVVKAQLSAALHAEHPHLPEVRAALGAFAEPRFLHQTRASTAAGLRGTDDLEEAVSGGALPDGTPWRSHFHVPLHAPPAPPLTSTLPVLQSVLTRLVGGAVPLTRHLEVETYTWQALPAEQRPRTRTQLADGIAAELTLARDLLVDLGLKELP; from the coding sequence ATGCGCTTCCGCCACCCCGACGGCTCCGTCGTCCACCTCGCCTACTGCACGAACGTCCATCCCGCCGAAACCCTCGAAGGAGTGCGCGCCCAGCTGCGCGACCACTGCGAACCCGTACGGAAACGGCTCGGACGCGACCGCATCGGCATCGGGCTCTGGCTCGCCAGGGACGCCGCGCGCGCCCTGATCAACGACCCCGCCGCTCTCCGCTCGCTGCGCGCGGAGCTCGACCGGCGCGGCCTGGAAGTGGTCACCCTCAACGGCTTCCCCTACGAGGGCTTCGGCGCCCAGGAAGTCAAGTACCGGGTCTACAGCCCGGACTGGACCGACCCCGAACGCCTCGCGCACACCACGGACCTGGCGCGGCTGCTCGCCGCCCTGCTCCCCGACGACGTCACCGACGGGACCATCTCGACCCTCCCGATCGCCTGGCGCACCCCCTTCGACGACGACCCGACGGCCGCGGCAACCGCCCGGAAGGCGCTCACCGTGCTCGCACAGCGGCTCGACGCGCTCGCCGAGCTGACCGGCAAGTCCATCGGGATCGGCCTCGAACCCGAACCGGGCTGCACGGTGGAGACCACCGCCGACGCCATCGCGCCCCTGACCGCCGTGAGGCACGAACGCGTCGGCATCTGCATCGACACCTGCCACCTCGCGACCTCCTTCGAGGACCCGGACACCGCGCTCGACGCCCTCGGGGCGGCCGGCATCCGCGTGGTCAAGGCGCAGCTCTCCGCCGCGCTGCACGCGGAGCACCCGCACCTTCCCGAGGTCCGAGCCGCTCTGGGCGCCTTCGCCGAACCCCGCTTCCTGCACCAGACCCGCGCATCGACCGCCGCCGGGCTCCGGGGCACCGACGACCTGGAGGAGGCGGTCTCCGGCGGGGCGCTCCCCGACGGCACGCCCTGGCGCTCGCACTTCCACGTCCCCCTGCACGCACCCCCCGCGCCGCCGCTCACGTCCACCCTGCCCGTGCTGCAGTCCGTCCTGACCCGGCTCGTCGGCGGGGCGGTGCCCCTCACCCGGCACCTCGAGGTCGAGACGTACACCTGGCAGGCGCTCCCCGCCGAGCAGCGGCCGCGCACCCGCACCCAGCTGGCCGACGGCATCGCCGCCGAACTGACCCTCGCCCGCGACCTCCTCGTCGACCTCGGGCTGAAGGAGCTCCCATGA
- a CDS encoding nucleotide pyrophosphatase/phosphodiesterase family protein has protein sequence MTAPQTGTRPTPLLVLDVVGLTPQLLAHMPNLRAMAGSKAPLSTVLPAVTCAAQSTFLTGTTPSEHGIVANGWYFRELGDVLLWRQHNGLVQGDKLWDAARRAYPGYTVANICWWYAMGADTDWTVTPRPVYYADGRKEPDCYTRPPALHDELTEKLGTFPLFHFWGPGADLVSSQWIIDATRHILATRTPDLALCYLPHLDYDLQRYGPDDPRSHRAAADLDRAVAPLLDDARAQGRTVVALSEYGITRVDRPVDINRALRRAGLLEVHTQDGMEYLDPMTSRAFAVADHQLAHVYVRSPEDLEATKAALADLPGIAELLDDEGKKANHLDHPRSGELVAVAEKDSWFTYYYWLDDARAPDFAQLVEIHRKPGYDPVELFMDPQDPYVRVKAVSAVARKKLGMRYRMAVVPLDPSPIRGSHGRLPASDDEGPLILCSTPQAFDGRVQATEVKSLLLQLAGLH, from the coding sequence ATGACCGCACCACAGACCGGTACGCGCCCCACCCCGCTGCTCGTCCTCGACGTCGTCGGCCTCACCCCCCAGCTCCTCGCGCACATGCCGAACCTGCGGGCGATGGCCGGGTCCAAGGCACCCCTGTCCACCGTGCTGCCGGCCGTCACCTGCGCCGCCCAGTCCACCTTCCTCACGGGCACGACACCCTCCGAGCACGGCATCGTCGCCAACGGCTGGTACTTCCGGGAACTCGGCGACGTCCTCCTGTGGCGGCAGCACAACGGGCTCGTCCAGGGCGACAAGCTCTGGGACGCTGCCCGGCGCGCGTACCCCGGGTACACCGTCGCCAACATCTGCTGGTGGTACGCGATGGGCGCCGACACCGACTGGACCGTCACACCCCGGCCCGTGTACTACGCCGACGGCCGCAAAGAGCCCGACTGCTACACCAGGCCCCCGGCGCTGCACGACGAACTGACCGAGAAGCTGGGCACCTTCCCGCTCTTCCACTTCTGGGGCCCCGGCGCCGACCTCGTCTCCTCGCAGTGGATCATCGACGCCACCCGTCACATCCTCGCCACCCGCACCCCCGACCTGGCCCTCTGCTACCTCCCGCACCTCGACTACGACCTCCAGCGCTACGGCCCCGACGACCCGCGCTCCCACCGTGCGGCGGCCGACCTCGACCGTGCCGTGGCACCCCTGCTCGACGACGCCAGGGCCCAGGGCCGCACCGTCGTCGCGCTCTCCGAGTACGGCATCACCAGGGTCGACCGCCCCGTGGACATCAACCGGGCACTGCGCAGGGCCGGCCTGCTGGAGGTGCACACCCAGGACGGCATGGAGTACCTCGACCCGATGACCTCGCGGGCCTTCGCCGTCGCCGACCACCAGCTCGCCCACGTCTACGTGCGCAGTCCGGAGGACCTCGAAGCGACGAAGGCGGCCCTCGCGGACCTGCCCGGTATCGCCGAACTCCTCGACGACGAGGGCAAGAAGGCGAACCACCTGGACCACCCCCGCTCCGGCGAGCTGGTGGCCGTCGCGGAGAAGGACTCCTGGTTCACTTACTACTACTGGCTCGACGACGCGCGCGCGCCCGACTTCGCGCAGCTCGTCGAGATCCACCGCAAACCGGGCTACGACCCCGTGGAACTCTTCATGGACCCCCAGGACCCCTACGTCCGGGTCAAGGCCGTCTCGGCGGTGGCCCGCAAGAAGCTCGGCATGCGCTACCGCATGGCGGTCGTCCCCCTCGACCCCTCACCTATTCGCGGCAGCCACGGCCGCCTCCCCGCGAGCGACGACGAAGGTCCGCTCATCCTCTGCTCCACCCCCCAAGCCTTCGACGGCCGAGTCCAGGCCACCGAAGTGAAGTCCCTGCTCCTCCAGCTTGCCGGACTGCACTGA
- a CDS encoding sugar phosphate isomerase/epimerase family protein, which produces MSRTPKDPELASRLSRRNVLGVAAGTAAATLIGGAAQAATPQSAQGKGPGHGHGHGHGKGRPVLPPGRLGIQLYSLRDKVSTLGFAPVFAELEEYGYDEIEFAGYTQGSAGAITLAQLKRLAKDHGLNPIGSHVGYSDDNNPGAYTFAQNLTKVLDDAEALGLKHIGTASGPFRYGSTVDGWKRAAEDFNTYGAAARKRGMKFYQHNHAEEFSFATDKPNVRLYDVLLAETDPDLVYLEMDIYWAFCAQFRFGKRVDGTPAPFNPIDYVLKQPDRYPLFHVKDGTRNDAARDGYDMTDVGDGDIDYKNFLSRVTARTHRGRTYHHWQTEHDNPVESFAFARKSSEHLHSLRESRCGD; this is translated from the coding sequence ATGAGCCGCACCCCGAAGGACCCGGAACTCGCGAGCAGACTCAGCCGCCGCAACGTCCTGGGCGTCGCCGCAGGGACCGCCGCCGCCACACTCATCGGCGGCGCCGCGCAGGCGGCGACCCCGCAGAGCGCGCAGGGCAAGGGCCCCGGACACGGACATGGCCACGGGCACGGCAAGGGCCGGCCCGTCCTGCCCCCCGGCCGCCTCGGCATCCAGCTGTACAGCCTGCGGGACAAGGTCTCCACCCTCGGCTTCGCGCCCGTCTTCGCCGAACTCGAGGAGTACGGCTACGACGAGATCGAGTTCGCCGGTTACACCCAGGGATCTGCCGGGGCCATCACCCTCGCCCAGCTCAAGAGGCTGGCCAAGGACCACGGGCTGAACCCCATCGGAAGCCACGTCGGCTACTCCGACGACAACAACCCCGGCGCCTACACCTTCGCCCAGAACCTCACCAAGGTCCTCGACGATGCCGAAGCCCTGGGCCTGAAGCACATCGGCACCGCCTCGGGACCCTTCCGCTACGGCTCCACCGTCGACGGATGGAAGCGCGCCGCCGAGGACTTCAACACCTACGGCGCCGCCGCCCGCAAGCGCGGCATGAAGTTCTACCAGCACAACCACGCGGAGGAGTTCTCCTTCGCCACCGACAAGCCGAACGTACGGCTCTACGACGTCCTGCTCGCCGAGACCGACCCCGACCTCGTCTACCTGGAGATGGACATCTACTGGGCCTTCTGCGCCCAGTTCCGCTTCGGCAAGCGCGTGGACGGCACACCGGCGCCCTTCAACCCCATCGACTACGTACTCAAGCAGCCCGACCGCTACCCCCTGTTCCACGTCAAGGACGGCACCCGCAACGACGCCGCCCGCGACGGCTACGACATGACCGACGTCGGTGACGGCGACATCGACTACAAGAACTTCCTGAGCCGGGTCACCGCGCGCACGCACCGCGGCCGGACCTACCACCACTGGCAGACCGAGCACGACAACCCGGTCGAGTCCTTCGCCTTCGCCCGCAAGTCCAGTGAGCACCTGCACTCGCTGCGCGAGAGCCGCTGCGGCGACTGA
- a CDS encoding OFA family MFS transporter has translation MTTANLSTSVPFREVTDANGRTYRLGESDIDILGRKRKWMVILPWVGMMGISSAEYAFASAEDTLHHAHNWNSGHIYWMMTVWVFFQAAVAMPAGRLRETGRLPARWAMMLGAAGTLLGYLSLAYAPHVIFAYIGFSVFSGMGAGMVYATCVNMVGKWYPERRGGKTGFVNGGFAYGSVPFVFLFTGFMDISNFRWVLVSVGVFLAVMVACAGFFFRDPPKNWWPAEIDPLNPPEDPRARRSLEKNPPAIKQYSPGEAWRTGRVALMWVCLACTSGVNIFGIAFQVDIGQDAGFAAGIVATAMSLKAIVNGTGRGVIGWLSDLYGRKKCLLYVCVILGLAQFGIIWSADMGSLPLFLLFSAISGFGGGAIFPMFAAMTADYFGENNNATNYGMVYSSKLVSGLGAGMGFMVVDAWGLNGAFILAGSISFFAGFLALFLAAPGRDRKGNLLKAPAPAPVSRETD, from the coding sequence ATGACGACTGCAAACCTCTCCACATCCGTCCCCTTCAGGGAGGTGACGGACGCCAACGGCCGTACCTACCGGCTCGGCGAGAGCGACATCGACATCCTGGGCCGCAAGCGCAAGTGGATGGTCATCCTGCCGTGGGTCGGCATGATGGGCATCAGCTCGGCCGAGTACGCCTTCGCGTCGGCGGAGGACACACTGCACCACGCGCACAACTGGAACAGCGGTCACATCTACTGGATGATGACGGTCTGGGTGTTCTTCCAGGCCGCGGTCGCGATGCCCGCGGGCAGGCTGCGGGAGACCGGCAGGCTGCCGGCCCGCTGGGCGATGATGCTCGGTGCCGCCGGCACCCTCCTCGGTTACCTGTCCCTGGCGTACGCGCCGCACGTGATCTTCGCCTACATCGGCTTCAGCGTCTTCTCCGGCATGGGCGCGGGCATGGTGTACGCCACCTGCGTCAACATGGTCGGCAAGTGGTACCCGGAGCGCAGGGGCGGTAAGACGGGTTTCGTCAACGGGGGGTTCGCCTACGGTTCCGTGCCGTTCGTGTTCCTCTTCACGGGCTTCATGGACATCAGCAACTTCCGGTGGGTCCTGGTCTCGGTCGGCGTCTTCCTCGCGGTGATGGTGGCCTGCGCGGGCTTCTTCTTCCGGGACCCGCCCAAGAACTGGTGGCCCGCGGAGATCGACCCGCTCAACCCGCCGGAGGACCCGCGGGCCAGGCGTTCGCTGGAGAAGAACCCGCCGGCCATCAAGCAGTACTCTCCGGGCGAGGCGTGGAGAACCGGTCGAGTGGCACTGATGTGGGTATGTCTCGCCTGTACGTCAGGTGTGAACATCTTCGGCATCGCCTTCCAGGTCGACATCGGTCAGGACGCCGGCTTCGCCGCCGGTATCGTCGCCACCGCCATGTCGCTCAAGGCGATCGTCAACGGCACCGGGCGCGGGGTCATCGGCTGGCTCTCCGACCTCTACGGCCGCAAGAAGTGCCTGCTCTACGTCTGCGTCATCCTGGGGCTCGCCCAGTTCGGCATCATCTGGTCGGCGGACATGGGGAGCCTCCCGCTGTTCCTGCTCTTCTCCGCGATCTCCGGCTTCGGCGGTGGCGCCATCTTCCCGATGTTCGCCGCGATGACCGCGGACTACTTCGGTGAGAACAACAACGCCACGAACTACGGCATGGTCTACAGCTCCAAGCTCGTCTCCGGACTCGGGGCGGGCATGGGCTTCATGGTCGTCGACGCCTGGGGGCTCAACGGCGCCTTCATCCTGGCCGGCAGCATCTCGTTCTTCGCGGGATTCCTCGCCCTGTTCCTCGCGGCACCCGGCCGCGACCGCAAGGGCAACCTGCTGAAGGCCCCGGCTCCGGCCCCGGTGAGCCGGGAGACGGACTGA
- a CDS encoding acetate--CoA ligase family protein yields MAGTVETQERERVRALLDRVRGEGRSALTAPEGKIVADAYGITVPGEGLATDVDEAVALADRLGGAVVLKIVSPDILHKTDAGGVVVGVSGAQEVREAFCRIVKNARAYSADARIDGVQVQQLVPPGQEVIVGAVTDPTFGKVVAFGLGGVLVEVLKDITFRLAPVTADEAQSMLDSIGAAEILKGVRGAPAVDRWALAEQIRRVSLLVTDFPEIAEVDLNPVIASPDGAVAADIRILLTTEEVKARRRYSREEILVSMRKLMQPRSVAVIGASNEQGKIGNSVMRNLIDGGFAGEIHPVNPKADDILGRKAYKSVTDVPGEVDVAVFAIPAKFVASALQEVGRKGIPNAVLIPSGFAETGEHDLQDEIVAIAEQHGIRLLGPNIYGYYSTWQDLCATFCTPYDVKGSVALTSQSGGIGMAILGFARSTKTGVSAIVGLGNKSDIDEDDLLTWFGEDPNTECIAMHLEDLKDGRAFVEAARATVPKKPVVVLKAGRTSAGAKAAGSHTGALAGDDAVYDDILRQAGVIRAPGLNDMLEYARALPVLPAPKGDNVVIITGAGGSGVLLSDAIVDNGLSLMEIPPDLDTAFKAFIPPFGAAGNPIDITGGEPPSTYEATIRLGMEDPRIHALVLGYWHTIVTPPMVFAELTARVVEEFRARGIEKPVVASLAGDIEVEEACAYLFERGVVAYPYTTERPVAVLGAKYRWARAAGLLGGGR; encoded by the coding sequence ATGGCCGGAACAGTCGAGACACAGGAGCGGGAACGCGTCAGGGCACTGCTCGACCGCGTCCGGGGCGAGGGGCGCAGCGCGCTCACGGCCCCGGAGGGGAAGATCGTCGCCGACGCGTACGGGATCACGGTGCCGGGCGAGGGCCTGGCCACCGACGTCGACGAGGCGGTGGCCCTCGCCGACCGCCTCGGCGGCGCCGTCGTCCTCAAGATCGTCTCCCCCGACATCCTTCACAAGACGGATGCGGGCGGCGTCGTGGTGGGGGTGTCGGGTGCGCAGGAGGTGCGCGAGGCCTTCTGCCGGATCGTGAAGAACGCGCGGGCCTACTCGGCCGATGCCCGGATCGACGGCGTGCAGGTGCAGCAGCTGGTGCCGCCCGGACAGGAGGTCATCGTCGGTGCGGTCACCGATCCGACCTTCGGCAAGGTGGTCGCGTTCGGACTCGGCGGTGTCCTGGTGGAGGTGCTCAAGGACATCACCTTCCGGCTGGCGCCGGTGACCGCGGACGAGGCGCAGTCCATGCTCGACTCGATCGGCGCCGCGGAGATCCTCAAGGGGGTGCGCGGGGCGCCGGCCGTGGACCGGTGGGCGCTGGCCGAGCAGATCCGGCGGGTCTCCCTGCTGGTCACGGACTTCCCCGAGATCGCGGAGGTGGACCTCAATCCGGTCATCGCCTCCCCGGACGGCGCCGTCGCCGCCGACATCCGGATCCTGCTGACCACCGAAGAGGTGAAGGCGAGGCGCCGGTACAGCCGGGAGGAGATCCTCGTCTCGATGCGCAAGCTGATGCAGCCGCGTTCCGTCGCGGTCATCGGCGCCTCGAACGAGCAGGGCAAGATAGGCAATTCGGTGATGCGGAACCTCATCGACGGGGGCTTCGCGGGCGAGATCCATCCGGTGAACCCCAAGGCCGATGACATTCTGGGCCGCAAGGCGTACAAGAGTGTCACCGACGTTCCCGGTGAGGTGGATGTGGCGGTCTTCGCGATCCCCGCCAAGTTCGTTGCATCGGCGCTCCAGGAGGTGGGCCGCAAAGGCATCCCCAACGCCGTGCTGATTCCGTCCGGCTTCGCCGAGACGGGTGAGCATGACCTCCAGGACGAGATCGTGGCGATCGCCGAGCAGCACGGAATCCGGCTGCTGGGGCCGAACATCTACGGCTACTACTCGACGTGGCAGGACCTCTGCGCCACCTTCTGCACGCCGTACGACGTCAAGGGTTCGGTGGCGCTGACCTCGCAGTCGGGCGGCATCGGCATGGCCATCCTGGGTTTCGCGCGGTCGACGAAGACGGGTGTCTCGGCGATCGTCGGGCTCGGCAACAAGTCGGACATCGACGAGGACGACCTGCTGACCTGGTTCGGCGAGGACCCGAACACGGAGTGCATCGCGATGCACCTGGAGGACCTCAAGGACGGCCGGGCCTTCGTGGAGGCCGCCCGGGCGACCGTGCCGAAGAAGCCGGTGGTGGTCCTCAAGGCGGGGCGGACGAGCGCAGGTGCGAAGGCGGCGGGGTCGCACACCGGGGCGCTGGCCGGGGACGACGCGGTGTACGACGACATCCTGCGGCAGGCGGGGGTGATCCGGGCGCCGGGCCTGAACGACATGCTGGAGTACGCGCGGGCCCTGCCCGTACTGCCGGCTCCCAAGGGCGACAACGTCGTGATCATCACGGGGGCCGGGGGTTCGGGGGTGCTCCTGTCGGACGCGATCGTCGACAACGGGCTGTCGCTGATGGAGATCCCGCCGGATCTCGACACGGCGTTCAAGGCGTTCATCCCGCCGTTCGGCGCGGCCGGCAACCCGATCGACATCACCGGCGGTGAGCCGCCGTCGACGTACGAGGCGACGATCCGGCTGGGGATGGAGGATCCGCGGATCCACGCCCTGGTCCTCGGTTACTGGCACACGATCGTCACTCCGCCGATGGTCTTCGCCGAGCTGACGGCCCGGGTGGTGGAGGAGTTCCGCGCCCGGGGCATCGAGAAGCCCGTGGTCGCGTCGCTGGCGGGCGACATCGAGGTCGAGGAGGCGTGCGCCTACCTGTTCGAGCGGGGTGTCGTCGCCTATCCGTACACCACGGAGCGGCCCGTCGCCGTGCTCGGCGCGAAGTACAGGTGGGCCAGGGCCGCCGGTCTCCTGGGTGGTGGCCGATGA
- the frc gene encoding formyl-CoA transferase, giving the protein MTKALEGVRVLDMTHVQSGPSATQLLGWLGADVVKLEAPGGDITRKQLRDLPDVDSLYFTMLNCNKRSITLNTKSERGKEILTELIRRSDVMVENFGPGAVDRMGFTWERIQEINPRIVYASIKGFGEGPYTNFKAYEVVAQAMGGSMSTTGFEDGPPLATGAQIGDSGTGIHAVAGILAALFQRESTGRGQRVNVAMQHAVLNLCRVKLRDQQRLAHGPLAEYPNAQDTAEADEVPRSGNASGGGQPGWAVKCAPGGPNDYVYVIVQPVGWKPLSALIGRPELAEDPEWATPESRLPKLGKMFQLIEEWSAGLPKWEVLEQLNAHNIPCGPILSTKEIVEDESLAANEMVVQVEHPERGTFTTVGSPLKLSDSPVDIVTSPLLGEHNAEVYVGELGLGDEELRLLKTNGVI; this is encoded by the coding sequence ATGACCAAAGCCCTTGAGGGCGTACGCGTCCTCGACATGACACACGTACAGTCCGGCCCCTCCGCCACCCAGCTGCTCGGCTGGCTCGGCGCGGACGTCGTCAAGCTGGAGGCGCCGGGCGGGGACATCACCCGCAAGCAGTTGCGTGATCTGCCGGACGTCGACTCCCTCTACTTCACGATGCTCAACTGCAACAAGCGGAGCATCACACTGAACACCAAGAGCGAACGCGGCAAGGAGATCCTCACCGAGCTGATCCGCCGCAGCGACGTCATGGTCGAGAACTTCGGACCGGGCGCCGTGGACCGCATGGGGTTCACCTGGGAACGCATCCAGGAGATCAACCCCCGGATCGTCTACGCCTCCATCAAGGGCTTCGGCGAAGGCCCGTACACCAACTTCAAGGCGTACGAGGTCGTCGCGCAGGCCATGGGCGGATCGATGTCCACCACCGGCTTCGAGGACGGCCCGCCGCTCGCGACCGGCGCGCAGATCGGCGACTCGGGCACCGGTATCCACGCGGTGGCCGGCATCCTCGCGGCGCTGTTCCAGCGCGAGAGCACGGGCCGGGGACAGCGGGTGAACGTGGCGATGCAGCACGCCGTGCTCAACCTCTGCCGGGTCAAGCTGCGCGACCAGCAGCGCCTGGCGCACGGGCCGCTCGCCGAGTACCCGAACGCCCAGGACACGGCCGAGGCCGACGAGGTGCCGCGCAGCGGCAACGCCAGCGGCGGCGGCCAGCCGGGGTGGGCGGTGAAGTGCGCGCCGGGCGGCCCGAACGACTACGTGTACGTCATCGTCCAGCCGGTCGGGTGGAAGCCCCTGTCCGCTCTGATCGGCCGTCCGGAGCTCGCGGAGGACCCCGAGTGGGCGACGCCGGAATCGCGGCTGCCGAAGCTCGGCAAGATGTTCCAGCTGATCGAGGAGTGGTCCGCCGGGCTCCCCAAGTGGGAGGTCCTGGAGCAGCTGAACGCGCACAACATCCCCTGCGGTCCGATCCTCTCGACGAAGGAGATCGTCGAGGACGAGTCCCTCGCCGCCAACGAGATGGTCGTCCAGGTCGAACACCCCGAGCGCGGCACCTTCACCACCGTCGGCAGCCCGTTGAAGCTGTCCGACTCCCCCGTCGACATCGTCACCTCCCCGCTGCTCGGTGAGCACAACGCGGAGGTGTACGTCGGCGAACTCGGTCTGGGCGACGAGGAACTGAGGCTGCTGAAGACGAACGGAGTCATCTGA